AGGCTCTGAAGGTGGCTTACGCAAAGTCATTTTTTCACCTAGAAACAAAATCAAAGAATAGCAACTCAAGTAAGAGTTCAGTTCTATTCTTTAGGACAGACAGATTTAGTATTAAAAATGGTATAATACTTACTTACCTGAACATCAATCTTAACGTCACGGAGAAGCTGTGCAGCAACTTTACCATACCTCCTCATCTCCCATTCGCTCATCTTCCCGTCTCGTAATCTCATCAACAAACTATCTTCTCTAAGTTTAGGACGGTGTGCACCaacgtcttcttcttctaacGGATTTGGTGAATCAACAAGGCATTCTATGGTTGAAACTTCCTTCTCACACTGTGTTTCATCAGCCGCATCGACAACAGCAGCTTCATCTTGGACCGCGTTTCCAGAGCTCTCCGCAGAAGATTTCTGTGACATGAGGTAGAGATGAATGCTCGGGTCTTGGTATTCACCATCCATCTGCAGATTTCATTTCAGAGTACGAAACTTAAGACAGAGACTGTAATCAATGTTGCTGTTTATTTATTACCTTGGATCTTGGTATGGTTTTGACTTCGAAGTTGTCTTTCCACATCTGAAGCATTTTGTCATGAACGATCGTCGAACGTATCTCATATCCCAACTAGATACCAACACTCAAAATCATCTATGTAGTTTCAAATgatctttaaaatattattataaaccaTTACCATAACTGTTGTCTTTGGCCCTGATAGCGCAAGTATGGTGTGCAACAGAGGCTCCAGAAGCTGCTCAGAGTATACCTTTAACCAAAATGAGGTCAGTCATTCATTCCCTTTGGCAGAAACAAGTCTTGTCTTATGGTTAAATCATTTGGAAGATTCTGAGTAACTTACAACATCAGTACCGATGACATAGTCAAATGGCGGCTCAACGGCCCTTATATGATCTTCGTTGCCCCAGTCAAGTTCTGCAACTCGGAGCGATCCAAATGATGCTACAAGGAATCACAACAGAAACTAACTAAACCATCCATATATTTTCTCGTCGCTGGATCAAGTAAGATTCTCCATCACGAGTTGGCTTCTCCTTGGCATAACAAGGATAAGAAAGCTGTAGATGGCAACT
This region of Brassica napus cultivar Da-Ae chromosome C5, Da-Ae, whole genome shotgun sequence genomic DNA includes:
- the LOC106415566 gene encoding protein N-lysine methyltransferase METTL21A-like isoform X2; translated protein: MHPWCLPNIWKGRFSPSKLKGKRAIELGAGCGVAGFAMAMLGCHVVSTDQKEVLPLLKRNVEWNTSTILQMNPGSASFGSLRVAELDWGNEDHIRAVEPPFDYVIGTDVVYSEQLLEPLLHTILALSGPKTTVMLGYEIRSTIVHDKMLQMWKDNFEVKTIPRSKMDGEYQDPSIHLYLMSQKSSAESSGNAVQDEAAVVDAADETQCEKEVSTIECLVDSPNPLEEEDVGAHRPKLREDSLLMRLRDGKMSEWEMRRYGKVAAQLLRDVKIDVQVKK
- the LOC106415566 gene encoding protein N-lysine methyltransferase METTL21A-like isoform X1; this translates as MDPARVNSPSTCTVTLEVLGHKLNFAQDPNSKHLGTTVWDASMVFAKYLGKNCRKGRFSPSKLKGKRAIELGAGCGVAGFAMAMLGCHVVSTDQKEVLPLLKRNVEWNTSTILQMNPGSASFGSLRVAELDWGNEDHIRAVEPPFDYVIGTDVVYSEQLLEPLLHTILALSGPKTTVMLGYEIRSTIVHDKMLQMWKDNFEVKTIPRSKMDGEYQDPSIHLYLMSQKSSAESSGNAVQDEAAVVDAADETQCEKEVSTIECLVDSPNPLEEEDVGAHRPKLREDSLLMRLRDGKMSEWEMRRYGKVAAQLLRDVKIDVQVKK